CCCTCACCCAGAACTGCAAGGATTTCGGCGTCCGGCTCTACGACTTGAACAGCGAGCAGCAGGGCATCGTCCACGTGATCGGACCCGAGCTCGGCATCACCCTGCCCGGCACCACCATCGTCTGCGGCGACAGCCACACCTCGACCCACGGCGCCTTCGGAGCCTTGGCCTTCGGCATCGGCACCTCCGAGGTCGAGCACGTCCTGGCGACCCAAACCCTCCGGCAAAAGCGGGCCAAAACCTATCAAGTGGACTTTCAAGGCAAGCTCGGCCGTGGCGTCACCGCCAAGGACATGGTCCTGAAGCTCATCGGCTTGATCGGCACCGCCGGCGGCACCGGCCACGTCCTCGAGTACACCGGCGAGGCGATTCGCAGCCTCTCGATGGAAGGCCGGATGACGGTCTGCAACATGTCGATCGAAGCCGGAGCCAAGGCCGGGTTGATCGCGCCCGACGAGACGACCTTCGAGTATTTCCGCAAGGTTCAGCGCCCCTTCGCGCCCCAGGGCCGGGATTTGGACAAGGCCATCGCCTACTGGAAGAGCCTGGCCAGCGACCCCGGCGCCAAATACGACCGGACTCTGAGCATCGACGCCGCCAAGATCGCTCCTCAAGTGACCTGGGGAACCAGCCCCGGCATGGTGATCGACGCCGACGGCGCGGTGCCCGATCCCGACAAGGTGCCGGGCCTCTCGCGCAAGGACGCCGAGCACGCTCTCGCCTATATGGGACTCAAGGCCGGCCAGAAGATCAGCGACGTCGATGTCGACGTGGT
This genomic interval from bacterium contains the following:
- the leuC gene encoding 3-isopropylmalate dehydratase large subunit codes for the protein MSTAQTLFDKIWEKHLVSTLEDGTALLYIDRHLVHEVTSPQAFEGLRLTGRQVRRPDLTFATMDHNVPTIDRYNIKDEIARAQIEALTQNCKDFGVRLYDLNSEQQGIVHVIGPELGITLPGTTIVCGDSHTSTHGAFGALAFGIGTSEVEHVLATQTLRQKRAKTYQVDFQGKLGRGVTAKDMVLKLIGLIGTAGGTGHVLEYTGEAIRSLSMEGRMTVCNMSIEAGAKAGLIAPDETTFEYFRKVQRPFAPQGRDLDKAIAYWKSLASDPGAKYDRTLSIDAAKIAPQVTWGTSPGMVIDADGAVPDPDKVPGLSRKDAEHALAYMGLKAGQKISDVDVDVVFIGSCTNSRIEDLRAAAKVFDGRRVSGRVKAMVVPGSQQVKKQAEAEGLDKVFTAAGAEWRESGCSMCLAMNPDQLKPQERCASTSNRNFEGRQGKGGRTHLVSPEMAAAAAIAGHFVDIRSWK